One window of the Leptospira dzoumogneensis genome contains the following:
- a CDS encoding STAS domain-containing protein — translation MEITRRESGNIVILDINGEIDLYNAPEIKDVIAKLIEEQKYYTIINLEKVSYIDSSGIGALISSLSNLKKYQGGLKIINVAGSVRKVFELTKLTSFFEIFDNEADAVAAFK, via the coding sequence ATGGAAATCACCAGAAGGGAAAGCGGTAACATCGTCATTCTGGACATCAATGGGGAGATCGATTTATACAACGCCCCTGAGATTAAGGATGTGATCGCAAAGCTCATTGAAGAGCAGAAATACTATACGATTATCAATCTGGAAAAGGTCTCTTATATCGACTCATCCGGAATCGGTGCTTTGATTTCCAGCCTCTCTAACTTAAAAAAATACCAGGGTGGACTTAAAATTATCAACGTTGCGGGTTCCGTAAGAAAGGTATTTGAATTAACTAAATTAACATCATTCTTCGAGATCTTTGATAACGAAGCTGATGCAGTCGCTGCCTTCAAATAA
- the tgt gene encoding tRNA guanosine(34) transglycosylase Tgt, which yields MIYRSRVSDPNSFARTGTLSLNGIEIPTPVFMPVGTRGAVKSLDSDDIDELGYELILGNTYHLYLRPGTEVLEKFGGLKNFVSYKKALLTDSGGFQVFSLNSLVKFKQEGVEFRSHIDGSPHFFTPQKVIDIQRAIGSDIMMVLDDCPPGDGTVSRIKDALDRTHRWAEEAVNYWMKDKRNQFLFGIFQGGTNLDLRLESLDKIRSLPFSGIAIGGLSVGEPRPDFIRTMEGISSYTDRTRPLYLMGVGTVPDILEGVRNGVDMFDCVLPTRNARNGQVFTSQGKVNLRNEKWKLLDEPMDPECECKVCKRYSIGYIRHLHHVKELSAFSLSTYHNLHFMKKFMKELRHSIEVGNFSEFFVKWKNLYERPEISR from the coding sequence ATGATCTATAGATCCAGGGTTTCGGATCCAAATTCTTTCGCTCGCACCGGAACCTTATCTCTCAACGGAATAGAAATTCCAACACCAGTTTTTATGCCTGTGGGCACAAGAGGTGCCGTCAAGTCCCTGGATTCCGACGATATAGATGAGTTAGGTTACGAACTGATCTTAGGAAATACATATCATCTATATCTTCGTCCGGGCACAGAGGTCCTGGAAAAATTCGGCGGACTTAAAAACTTTGTTTCGTACAAAAAGGCTCTGCTCACTGACAGCGGTGGTTTCCAAGTTTTCAGCCTGAATTCTCTCGTAAAATTCAAACAAGAAGGAGTGGAGTTCCGCTCTCATATAGACGGAAGTCCTCATTTTTTCACACCCCAGAAAGTGATCGATATCCAAAGAGCGATCGGTTCCGACATTATGATGGTGCTGGACGATTGTCCTCCGGGAGATGGAACTGTTTCTAGGATCAAAGACGCTTTAGACAGAACTCATCGCTGGGCAGAAGAAGCCGTGAATTACTGGATGAAAGACAAACGTAATCAATTTCTATTCGGGATTTTCCAAGGTGGAACCAATTTAGATCTGAGATTGGAAAGTCTGGACAAGATCCGATCACTCCCATTCTCAGGAATTGCGATCGGAGGTCTTTCCGTGGGAGAACCGAGACCTGATTTTATTAGAACTATGGAAGGAATTTCCTCCTATACCGACAGGACTAGACCATTATATCTGATGGGAGTAGGAACTGTTCCGGATATTTTGGAAGGAGTTCGGAACGGAGTCGACATGTTTGACTGTGTTCTTCCCACCCGCAACGCTAGAAATGGGCAAGTATTCACCTCTCAAGGAAAAGTGAATCTCAGAAATGAGAAATGGAAGCTTCTAGATGAGCCGATGGACCCGGAATGCGAATGTAAAGTGTGTAAAAGATACAGCATTGGGTATATCAGACACCTGCATCACGTGAAAGAGCTAAGCGCATTTTCCTTGAGCACGTACCATAATCTGCATTTTATGAAAAAGTTCATGAAAGAACTTCGACATTCCATCGAAGTTGGAAATTTCAGCGAGTTTTTCGTTAAATGGAAAAATTTGTACGAAAGACCGGAAATTTCTCGTTGA
- a CDS encoding Fur family transcriptional regulator, translating to MNKDRETEILKTVDDSIRMEMKTFSDYLQKKGLKITNQRMLVAERIFSLHNHFTAESLLEEFKDQRDKISKATIYRILSIMVEAKLLQEHNFGQDYKYYEHIIGHTHHDHIICGDCGRIVEFMDERIEQLQEQAAASNGFKITGHSLNIYGTCLDPNCPNKK from the coding sequence ATGAATAAAGATCGAGAAACTGAAATTCTGAAAACCGTAGACGATTCCATCCGGATGGAGATGAAAACTTTTTCTGATTACTTACAGAAGAAGGGACTGAAGATCACCAACCAAAGGATGTTAGTCGCAGAACGTATTTTCTCCCTGCACAATCACTTTACTGCGGAAAGCCTCTTGGAAGAATTCAAGGACCAGAGGGATAAAATTTCCAAGGCCACCATTTACAGAATTCTATCCATCATGGTGGAAGCGAAATTATTGCAGGAGCATAATTTCGGCCAAGATTATAAGTATTACGAACATATCATAGGTCATACTCATCACGATCATATTATCTGTGGAGACTGCGGCAGGATCGTAGAATTCATGGATGAAAGGATCGAACAGTTGCAAGAGCAGGCTGCTGCAAGCAACGGATTTAAGATCACCGGTCATAGTTTAAATATTTACGGCACTTGTTTGGATCCGAATTGTCCGAACAAAAAATGA
- a CDS encoding LPS assembly lipoprotein LptE, producing the protein MRILVPIFLVFCLSSCTYMTREPGNPPKIDGIPIPDSKRTVYVQNFRNNSYGIAMHTTLSDLVKQEINYRGRFIQTREKSQAAYRIYGEVSHYQQVGALLDQGGQQLSKEMFVVCKVELQKAGGEKIPLERTEIPARIIYSDQVGFMETEGQAQTRLLKILAVRIAEELERAWYYSIAGKIEGEEE; encoded by the coding sequence ATGAGGATTTTAGTTCCGATTTTTCTGGTATTTTGCCTAAGTTCTTGCACTTATATGACTCGGGAGCCCGGCAATCCTCCTAAAATTGACGGCATTCCCATCCCGGATTCCAAACGCACCGTGTATGTGCAGAATTTTCGGAACAATTCTTATGGGATCGCAATGCATACCACTCTTTCCGATCTGGTAAAACAAGAGATCAATTATAGAGGAAGATTTATCCAGACTAGGGAGAAATCCCAAGCCGCATATCGTATCTACGGAGAGGTCAGTCATTACCAACAGGTAGGAGCTCTTTTGGATCAGGGCGGCCAGCAACTGAGTAAAGAGATGTTCGTAGTCTGTAAGGTGGAACTCCAAAAAGCCGGGGGCGAAAAAATTCCATTAGAAAGAACTGAAATCCCCGCGAGAATTATCTACTCGGACCAAGTTGGTTTTATGGAAACAGAGGGCCAGGCCCAGACCAGATTACTCAAAATTCTTGCGGTCCGTATCGCAGAAGAATTGGAAAGAGCCTGGTACTATTCTATAGCGGGCAAGATAGAAGGTGAGGAAGAGTAA
- a CDS encoding M23 family metallopeptidase produces the protein MGKNFLKLFPLISLRSGFLILLLLLSGGEGNAGETDPKVSAVSPNLKTSPTVQKNIWDDLTPEVLADLGNLGFPMEMETPISGSYAEYRVHHLHMGCDFKTFHTNGIAAISPFQGYVESIGQSTKGYGSNIILRSSGSNLKAKFAHLLDFKGFRKDLDLLREALALLSGGEFQVKLSPGSYNLPKGENIARLGESGTGVSHLHFELHLPNGTLNPLPYLPLRGKDRYSPELLLLYVDSEDGVQARLPLEKKGEGKFTLPGNQKLNLAGGVRFRLGAYDQMTSRNKNNLFFAGLYKDETTLYERSFRGMSYEEARIHHDIFDSNRSSLNPPVYVYNLFPAKGPSIDLRNFETGSIVKLTLKASDHAGNHSILPLEIEVGTIHTKKPSITKTEFNSSDGILKIKTPNKTTYGQGSLVFKKIEKLEEDLKLPEGLKSKGSIYELESSDLSWVGEAELTWRGASLGKKDGIYIYDKASKKWSALKQKGQIVLLTKLGALAILTDDAKPAVNYPYLITRHRRIKGQEEEGVEERLYTVSDTGSGYAGGAEVLLEGEIYPSEFDADRKMLIIKFPKTFSAWKKYMLLQIRIKDRAGNSSDWFTDLVRF, from the coding sequence ATGGGAAAAAATTTCCTAAAACTTTTTCCACTGATCTCACTTCGATCCGGGTTCCTAATTCTTCTGCTCTTGCTTTCAGGAGGAGAAGGTAATGCAGGCGAAACCGATCCTAAAGTATCTGCAGTTTCCCCCAATTTAAAGACAAGTCCTACGGTTCAAAAAAATATTTGGGACGATCTAACACCAGAGGTTTTAGCTGATCTGGGAAATTTAGGTTTTCCAATGGAGATGGAAACCCCCATCTCAGGTTCCTATGCGGAATACAGAGTGCACCATCTTCATATGGGATGTGATTTTAAAACATTTCACACGAACGGGATCGCGGCAATCTCTCCATTCCAAGGATATGTAGAATCGATAGGCCAATCCACAAAAGGATACGGTTCTAATATAATTTTAAGATCTTCAGGTTCCAATTTAAAGGCAAAGTTTGCCCACTTACTGGACTTCAAAGGTTTCAGAAAGGACCTAGATCTACTGAGAGAAGCTTTGGCATTACTCAGCGGCGGGGAGTTTCAGGTAAAACTTTCTCCAGGTTCTTATAATCTCCCCAAAGGAGAAAATATAGCAAGGTTAGGTGAATCGGGAACAGGGGTCAGCCACCTTCATTTTGAATTACATTTACCTAATGGAACTTTAAATCCTCTCCCCTATTTGCCCTTAAGAGGAAAGGACAGATATTCCCCGGAACTTTTATTACTATACGTGGACTCCGAAGATGGAGTGCAGGCAAGACTACCATTAGAAAAAAAGGGCGAAGGCAAATTTACACTTCCAGGAAATCAAAAACTGAATTTGGCGGGAGGAGTTCGCTTTAGGTTGGGAGCCTACGACCAAATGACCTCTCGCAACAAAAACAATTTATTCTTTGCAGGACTCTATAAGGACGAGACAACTTTATACGAAAGATCCTTCCGAGGAATGAGCTATGAAGAAGCAAGGATCCATCATGATATCTTCGACTCGAACCGATCTTCTTTAAATCCACCCGTTTATGTTTATAATCTATTCCCTGCAAAAGGACCTAGCATCGACCTTAGGAATTTCGAAACTGGAAGTATAGTCAAGCTGACTCTCAAAGCATCGGATCACGCAGGAAATCATTCCATTCTCCCCTTAGAAATAGAAGTCGGGACCATCCATACCAAAAAACCATCCATTACAAAAACTGAATTTAATTCCTCGGATGGGATCCTAAAGATCAAAACTCCCAACAAGACGACCTATGGGCAAGGCTCCTTGGTCTTCAAAAAAATCGAAAAATTGGAAGAAGATCTGAAACTACCGGAAGGACTCAAATCAAAGGGTTCCATTTACGAATTAGAATCTTCCGACCTCTCTTGGGTGGGAGAAGCTGAACTTACATGGAGAGGCGCAAGCTTAGGTAAAAAAGACGGGATCTATATCTACGATAAGGCTTCTAAAAAATGGTCCGCCTTAAAACAAAAAGGCCAAATTGTATTACTCACTAAGCTTGGGGCATTAGCAATTCTGACGGATGACGCAAAACCTGCAGTGAATTATCCATACCTGATCACAAGACATAGAAGGATCAAGGGCCAGGAAGAAGAAGGTGTCGAAGAAAGATTATACACGGTTTCCGACACAGGCTCCGGGTATGCAGGCGGCGCGGAAGTTTTGTTAGAAGGGGAAATTTACCCCAGTGAATTCGATGCAGACCGCAAAATGCTGATCATCAAATTCCCCAAAACTTTCTCTGCATGGAAAAAGTACATGTTACTTCAGATCCGGATCAAAGATCGCGCAGGAAATTCTTCCGATTGGTTTACTGATCTGGTGAGATTTTAG
- the greA gene encoding transcription elongation factor GreA, with protein MSNETATTAETKPASELDKLTSLFNEEIYVRSDANSIPASKFKIYDDLIESFQSSGLIDSAKTKLEEHLADHSESISARYMLGLLGLQKGSIDAASYFKTLLDSFKQAGKWVIIEHITDNILKFGEDRYALRFKAEALEKLKKNKELKPILEKLAKQDRKNPEIAKKYALAILDENKEKAVAYLKQAIETFAKTKEYVQFEEIWPIFVTNSYDDIQFVEKIERILLGHREKTRLAGYLYPLVEPFKITEDWDRVIYLLKKILDHEPVSNKARNELIRVYKLKYANHSLLEDFLKMSELGNNRKPVKVCISNFERNIVFDTGNYVLHRNWGVGKIVSISPNGDSIFVDFKDKKNHKLSIQMAITSLKPLKGDHIWVRFYEDKASVVSLFETDVPGFFKELLTSFENHMLVAEMKAEIAGKFIPVVDWSKWWNKAKNVIKKEDNLGFNPKKKDELWYREKPITYAEELTEKFNANADPAKRLDIAIEALRNKEEAESAIDTFAHHYFEEEQTHDSFRKIVAYLYLDEVASTMEGEDGSPYDFQRYQKLDDVSKIVKSLKREEVLEYSSKISNLDIKKSFVDLVKKSHSDWVNILVGLLFEVPVKNNKYVVSVLEADGKFAELNLFIETSSSRAKENPEVFLWVAKSILLKTWEEEWMNVSRQDLILRVLRLLKPLNKIEEKGTKLKNTCQEILFGNDAAVISEAIQNGDSEYIRKVYALYREVPYIEETEKDKLMSLIRVLKPDLIWEEEDDDEEDEDVLARIPENAVMVTRRALNAKKAEFDHLVNVEMPENSRDIGEAQERGDLRENAEYKAAMEKQVQLQAQIKKLEAELKAAIVLDLSNVKTDRINIGTTVKLKNESSGEDQTYSILGAWDADTERNIISYQSPLAKSLLGKKVGDNASLNLGGAETKFKVLQISRYSLQNQD; from the coding sequence ATGTCTAACGAAACTGCGACAACCGCGGAAACTAAGCCTGCCAGCGAACTGGACAAGCTGACTTCTCTTTTTAACGAGGAGATTTATGTACGCTCGGACGCAAATTCCATTCCAGCATCTAAATTTAAAATTTACGACGATCTTATAGAATCCTTTCAATCATCCGGACTTATAGATTCTGCCAAAACAAAATTGGAAGAACATCTTGCCGATCATTCTGAAAGTATTTCCGCAAGATACATGCTTGGATTACTTGGACTACAAAAAGGAAGTATAGACGCTGCTTCTTATTTCAAAACCCTTCTGGATTCTTTCAAACAAGCCGGCAAATGGGTCATCATTGAACATATCACTGATAATATTCTAAAATTCGGAGAGGACCGTTACGCTCTTCGTTTCAAAGCGGAAGCTCTTGAAAAACTAAAGAAGAATAAAGAGCTGAAGCCTATCCTGGAAAAACTTGCAAAACAAGACCGCAAGAACCCGGAAATCGCTAAAAAATACGCATTAGCAATTCTTGATGAAAACAAAGAGAAGGCGGTCGCTTATCTAAAACAAGCGATCGAAACCTTTGCAAAAACGAAAGAATACGTACAGTTCGAAGAGATCTGGCCGATTTTCGTAACTAATAGCTACGATGATATCCAGTTCGTAGAAAAGATAGAACGTATCCTTTTAGGTCACCGCGAAAAGACCCGTCTTGCAGGTTATCTTTATCCTTTAGTGGAACCGTTCAAGATCACCGAAGATTGGGATAGAGTGATCTATCTTCTGAAAAAGATCCTGGATCATGAGCCTGTTTCCAACAAAGCAAGAAACGAACTGATCAGAGTTTATAAACTGAAATACGCCAACCACAGCTTGTTGGAAGATTTCTTAAAAATGTCCGAGTTGGGAAATAACAGAAAACCTGTTAAGGTTTGTATTTCCAACTTCGAAAGAAACATCGTATTCGATACCGGCAACTATGTTCTTCATAGGAACTGGGGAGTAGGCAAGATCGTTTCTATTTCGCCTAACGGAGATTCTATCTTCGTAGACTTCAAAGATAAGAAGAATCATAAACTTTCCATCCAAATGGCGATCACCAGTTTGAAACCTTTAAAAGGAGATCATATCTGGGTGAGATTCTACGAAGACAAAGCTTCCGTTGTTTCTCTATTCGAGACCGATGTTCCCGGCTTCTTTAAGGAATTATTAACTTCTTTCGAAAACCATATGTTGGTTGCAGAAATGAAGGCGGAGATCGCAGGGAAATTTATCCCTGTTGTTGATTGGTCTAAATGGTGGAATAAAGCTAAGAATGTTATCAAAAAAGAAGATAACCTGGGCTTTAACCCTAAGAAAAAAGACGAACTCTGGTATAGAGAAAAACCGATCACTTACGCGGAAGAATTGACCGAAAAATTCAACGCGAACGCGGATCCTGCTAAACGTTTGGACATCGCTATCGAAGCACTTCGAAACAAAGAAGAAGCTGAATCGGCGATCGATACTTTCGCTCATCATTATTTCGAAGAAGAGCAGACTCACGATTCTTTCCGCAAGATAGTTGCCTATCTATATCTGGACGAAGTCGCTTCTACCATGGAAGGAGAAGACGGAAGTCCTTATGATTTCCAAAGATACCAAAAATTGGATGATGTTTCCAAGATCGTTAAATCTCTCAAAAGAGAAGAGGTCCTGGAATATTCTTCTAAGATCAGCAACTTGGATATCAAAAAGTCTTTCGTAGACTTAGTGAAAAAATCACATTCCGATTGGGTCAATATCCTTGTCGGACTTCTATTCGAAGTTCCTGTTAAGAATAACAAATACGTTGTTTCCGTTCTGGAAGCGGACGGTAAATTCGCTGAACTGAATTTATTCATCGAAACCTCATCCAGCCGCGCTAAAGAAAATCCTGAAGTATTCCTTTGGGTGGCAAAATCTATCCTTCTCAAAACCTGGGAAGAAGAATGGATGAATGTTTCTAGACAGGATCTGATCCTGAGAGTTCTTCGCTTATTAAAACCTCTGAACAAGATCGAGGAAAAAGGAACCAAGCTTAAGAACACCTGCCAAGAGATCCTATTCGGGAACGATGCAGCAGTGATCAGCGAGGCGATCCAAAACGGAGACTCCGAGTATATTCGCAAAGTGTACGCTCTTTATAGAGAAGTTCCTTATATCGAAGAGACTGAAAAAGACAAATTGATGTCTCTCATCCGAGTTCTGAAACCTGATTTGATCTGGGAAGAAGAGGATGATGATGAAGAGGACGAGGACGTTCTGGCAAGAATTCCAGAAAACGCGGTTATGGTTACTCGCCGTGCTCTAAACGCTAAAAAAGCGGAGTTCGATCATTTGGTGAACGTGGAGATGCCTGAAAACTCCAGAGATATCGGAGAGGCTCAGGAAAGAGGGGACTTAAGAGAGAATGCGGAATACAAAGCCGCTATGGAAAAACAAGTCCAGCTCCAAGCTCAGATCAAAAAACTGGAAGCAGAACTCAAGGCTGCTATCGTTCTAGATCTTTCCAACGTAAAAACGGATCGTATCAATATCGGAACCACTGTAAAACTCAAAAACGAGTCCAGTGGAGAAGACCAAACTTATTCTATCTTGGGAGCTTGGGACGCGGATACTGAAAGAAATATTATTTCTTACCAGTCTCCATTAGCTAAGTCTCTTTTAGGTAAAAAAGTGGGAGATAACGCTTCTTTAAATCTTGGTGGAGCGGAAACCAAGTTTAAGGTTCTGCAGATCAGCAGATACTCTCTACAAAACCAGGATTGA